A DNA window from Centroberyx gerrardi isolate f3 chromosome 5, fCenGer3.hap1.cur.20231027, whole genome shotgun sequence contains the following coding sequences:
- the arhgef25b gene encoding rho guanine nucleotide exchange factor 25: MYRLDGRPTPSLLSHDAPQGRPLEQQDNYTILPFTERDTEWKDGLLSPAVHSPAQPSCQSYLSDLLQGRETQSLSHRSSLSALPDENDSTLTDDSTSQWSATVDSEEDRKNALEKSIYVLTELIETEKLYVEDLGLIVKGYMATMASQGVPEDMKGRDKIVFGNIHQIYDWHKDYFLGELEKCVGEPDSLAQLFIKHERRLHMYVVYCQNKPKSEHIVSEYIESYFEELRQQLGHRLQLNDLLIKPVQRIMKYQLLLKDFLKYYSKAGRDVDELQRAVEVMCFVPKRCNDMMNVGRLQGFEGKITAQGKLLQQDTFSVSEQDSSCLSRARERRVFLFEQLVIFSEPIDKKKGFSLPGYTFKNSIKVSCLGVEEHSEEDPCCLVLTSRGTDGSVTRFIMQASSPETRRAWVNDVVQILETQRNFLNALQSPIEYQRRESKSNSLGRAMKSPVVSASGLRPHSSASIDRHHLPCLHSYNASLPSLHLPSHGQASDTARKVSKPSSLAPRPGHLLLSSPQQLGLCPEVRHCHGTSNGLPPRGQHSMQVMTDSFHGTTCNEGGAYAVHRPNNLDQLRE; this comes from the exons ATGTACAGGTTAGATGGGAGGCCGACCCCGTCCCTCCTCTCCCATGATGCACCTCAGGGACGGCCGCTGGAACAGCAAGACAACTACACTATTCTCCcctttacagagagagacacg GAGTGGAAAGATGGTCTGTTGAGTCCAGCAGTTCATTCTCCTGCACAACCCTCCTGTCAAAGCTACCTGTCTGACCTTCtgcaaggcagagagacacagagtcTG AGCCACCGATCCAGCCTCAGCGCTCTCCCAGATGAAAATGACAGCACCTTGACTGATGACTCAACCAGCCAATGGTCTGCCACAGTGGACAGCGAAGAGGATAGAAAAAATGCCTTAGAGAAGAGCAT ttatgTGCTGACAGAgctgatagagacagagaagttGTATGTGGAAGATCTTGGGCTCATAGTGAAG ggctACATGGCCACCATGGCCAGTCAAGGAGTTCCAGAGGACATGAAAGGGAGAGACAAGATAGTGTTTGGAAACATCCACCAGATCTATGACTGGCATAAGGA CTATTTCCTGGGAGAGCTGGAGAAATGTGTGGGTGAACCAGACAGCCTGGCCCAACTCTTCATCAAACAT GAGCGGCGTCTTCACATGTATGTGGTGTACTGTCAGAACAAACCCAAGTCAGAGCACATTGTCTCTGAGTACATTGAGTCCTACTTTGAG GAACTCAGGCAGCAGTTGGGCCACAGGCTGCAACTCAATGACCTGCTCATCAAACCTGTTCAGAGGATCATGAAGTATCAGCTACTGCTAAAG GACTTCCTGAAGTACTACAGCAAAGCAGGAAGGGACGTTGATGAGCTTCAG AGGGCAgtggaagtgatgtgttttgtgCCTAAACGCTGTAATGATATGATGAATGTGGGCAGGCTCCAAGGCTTTGAG GGGAAAATCACCGCTCAGGGGAAGCTGCTCCAGCAGGACACCTTCTCTGTCAGCGAGCAGGACAGCAGCTGCCTGTCCAGAGCCCGGGAGAGGCGGGTCTTCCTGTTTGAGCAGCTGGTCATCTTCAGTGAGCCGATCGACAAGAAGAAGGGCTTCTCTTTGCCAGGgtacacttttaaaaacagcatCAAG GTCAGTTGCTTAGGTGTGGAGGAGCACTCTGAGGAAGATCCATGCTGTCTGGTCCTGACCTCCCGCGGGACTGACGGCAGTGTGACGCGGTTCATCATGCAGGCGTCCTCTCCGGAGACGCGGCGGGCTTGGGTCAACGACGTGGTTCAGATCTTGGAGACGCAGAGGAACTTCCTGAATG cccttCAATCCCCGATAGAGTACCAGCGCAGGGAAAGCAAGTCAAACAGCCTAGGCAGAGCCATGAAGTCTCCCGTTGTGTCAGCCTCCGGCCTGCGACCTCACTCCTCGGCGTCCATCGACCGACATCACCTGCCCTGCCTGCACTCTTACAACGCCTCCCTGCCCTCTCTGCACCTGCCCAGCCACGGCCAGGCCTCGGACACGGCTAGGAAG GTTTCTAAACCCAGTTCCCTGGCGCCTCGCCCAGGTcacctcctgctgtcctccccTCAGCAGCTCGGTTTGTGTCCAGAGGTGAGACACTGCCATGGGACGTCCAACGGCCTGCCCCCCCGTGGCCAGCACAGCATGCAG